A window of Kocuria sp. TGY1127_2 genomic DNA:
GCGTGGATCTCGGGTACCTTCCTTCTTCTCCTGGTTGTCGAGATGATCACTCGATATGTGTTCGGCTACGACCTGATGGCCGGGGCAACCAACGCCTCGACCGGGGACAGTGTGGCCTTGGGATGGCTCAACCGCAACACCGGGAATCTCACGGGCGGCCTCAACATATCGACCGGAATCCTCATCATCCACGGATGGTTCTACGTGATCTATCTGTTGGCCTGTTTCCGTCTCTGGCTCCTCATGAGGTGGCCGTTGCCGCAACTGATCGTGATGGCATTGGGCGGTGTCGTTCCCTTCTTGTCATTCATCGTCGAGCGTCGCATCCACCGCGAGACGGTCTCGCAGGTCGCCGCGAACCCCAAATCCACCAAACGGTATTAGCTCCATCACGCCGGAGGCCGCGTCCGGGCGGC
This region includes:
- a CDS encoding DUF3817 domain-containing protein, whose product is MADKPTPNNQPRPVERTDGKSVPLPPDATPQKAGNVRATRRKFGGTQAQIRGALGIYKYCAWISGTFLLLLVVEMITRYVFGYDLMAGATNASTGDSVALGWLNRNTGNLTGGLNISTGILIIHGWFYVIYLLACFRLWLLMRWPLPQLIVMALGGVVPFLSFIVERRIHRETVSQVAANPKSTKRY